DNA from Brassica napus cultivar Da-Ae chromosome C4, Da-Ae, whole genome shotgun sequence:
aaatcgGAAACTTTTTCAGATCTTAGAAAATTATATCTAGTCTTCATTTTTTTGAACGAAACTATTACCTTGTTTTTAACACTGaaatacttcattaattaaTCTAGGGACCAGAGGTCAAAGTTAGGGGAGTAAAACCGCAACGAACcgtagaaaatttattttactaccataggacaactgatatttgtaaagaataataagaacataaattaaaattacaatacCGAACTATAAAACtaaagaagaattgcagagtcgagatgattaatctctttctttaaatCTTTAAACACCCCGTAGTGTGACGGTTTCATAGCGCTCAGATTTCCAGGATACAACTGCAGCACTGTTTCTGTTTACTTTCaccgaaaaacagaatctatcgaACCTAATTTTGTGAtgtactctcagactcaaaaaaaaaaaaaatactaacataACTATTCAAAGTAGGAGAAAGTGATTTGTTgttaaaactctattttttctaTAATGCTTACAAGcccttttatagaaaaataatgaGAAGCACAAATTCATTCTTCAACACAAAAATGAAACCTTCATGGTGCACTAATAGAGACTTTAATTCTTGTCAATTAGTATGTGAATTTATTCCACATTTTGACCAagaaattaaagaataaaattattattgttttgaccaattcaaacaaaataatataatttaaaattaatttctttttttatattttatcaatataaaagatcaacatatatttgatttaagttaatGAACATGAATTCCaactaacaaatcaaaactCAAATTCAAGTTTAAATATCCAATGAGTATATTTGCTACTTTGTACAATTTTCTCAAATCACACACATTAGAtctccatttctcattcaaataaaactttatttttgacatatgaatacattattcataatgttcaaaaaatagttccaaCAAGAACAGCAGAAAAGCCAGTACCAGTAGGCACCAGAAACAAAATGAACAAAGGATTAAGCACAACAGAGGCTCTCCTGACAGAAGCAGAGAAAACAATATAAATGAGACAGAAATGACCACAGACAAGTTAAACGGTTCTTGCCTCTAACTTgtgatttattttgtaaaataaaaattgtatatatttttttggtaaaaaaaactgTATACATTATACCTCTTAAATATTAAGTTCTTTACACAAAGAAAATCCCCTCAATATGAAACTTCTTCTCACACATAGAAATTCAGGGAAATCAAGGAAATCACTATGAAACTTCTTCTCACACTTAGAAATTAATGAATGATTAGCAAAGGATGATTATATAATGGAAGTAAGTATATATCGTGAAAATGTGGTGTGAGGGAACATGAAGGACACCCGGAAAATTACAAATATGCATGAGCGGGAAGTTTAATCAGAAAGTAGTTTGGTGAATGAGATAATTAAGCTCTATACCAACTGTTTTTTTCATTGTCGGGCAACATTAATTACCAACGCAACACTTTGAATTGCTTATCAATCTGAAATTGAGAAACGTGTATAGTGGCTAGGGAGCAACCGCGTCACAAATACACGGTTCAAGTTTTGGATTCATGAAGTTGTTGAAAGTAGATATAAATTTACTACTACCAAAACATCTACTGATTTTGTAAAGTTAATTTCTGTGTTTTCACTCCCATACTGATAAGAACACTGTGATATGTTACTAATTCTAAACTTTTACTGTTAGATCCGCTTAAATCTAATTGAAGAAGTTGATAACTAAAtggtaattttaaaaagaataattgCACCTCGTATTTTTTCAGAATCTTGGTATGAGGAatgtatcatatatataaaaataataaaaacttagGTTGTTGATTAGTATATGAAGTTTAAATTCTCTATGATGAAATTTTACAGacaatcaaaaaaataaaatacaaatacttacaaaaataacaaatactTTCATATGTCGAGTTCACTTACACTTGCAAGTTTACGGAGACATTTGCACTTATTACTATATTGAATTAATAATGAAAACATGAAGAAATCCTTAATTAAAGCTTGTTGCTGATGCAGCAGCAGACGCCACTTAGGAAAGCTACTAATGTCCAAACTTGTATCTATGTTCGCTTCGTCCTTCACTCTCTATAAATTCACTTAGTCTCTTCTCACTTTCACTCATCAAGTAATACTTTTATTTCACTTCTTTAAAATTTAGAGTCCATTTATAAGTTGtgccaaaaagaaaagagttaTTCCTTTTATACATTGTTCTTACAACTACTATATATCTAATATTatacttattatttaattattctcCTAAACATGTGTACTGGAAAATCATCACACACAAAATCCTCACCCAAGGTTATTCAATAATTGCTACTTTTCACACCAAATTCAATTACTAGTTACTTTCGTGCACGTATGTGTATACGCATTGCATGTAAATATGTTTGCAGGCATATAGAAAATAGGGTacctgtgtttttttttttttgtaaacacaGGGCACCTGTGTTTATATGTACATTAACTAAGTCAAAGAGATTTAAACTGACAAAATTTTCtccttatttttaaaagttaggGAAAATAAGTCCAGCTTCTTCTGTACTGTCCCTGGGTTCCGACAGTAAAGGAATGGTGAGATGAAGATTCTTTCGTTTTATTTTCTTGTGGGGCATTAATGTTTCttgtatatatagttttaaccATTACTTCTTTTAATCAAATTTTCAATCTTTTTGTGGGTGCAAAACTAATTTTGGTAAAGGAAAACACTTGCTTGAAGACTCTAACTTGTTTGTATATGTTTGGACTAAAAAGGTCACTTGATGGACATTGAGTTTCTGCTTTGCAAAGGTCGTTTAGCAACAAGATAATAAATCGACCAGTACCcatagtttttattattaaaataaatataaattaattaatattcaaatgatGAAATAACTATAACTTTTCTGCCAATATCAGTATAATTAAGTTACAGTTTGAATGTTCTTGATAGAAATATTACTAATGAAATCGGCATTTTCTAGGAATATCCGTATAATCTGTCTTTCACAATCTCACTTCATGAAAAGTTTCACAAGGTTGAGTTTTTTGGGTGTGTGTGGTGTGGACGTGTAGTCAATCTGGAAAGGTTCCATTTCTATAACAAACTGATTAACTAGTATTGCTTGTTGAGTTCTACTCTAGGTATATTACACGTTGGTTATGCAAAAAGGAGTAAATAGTATCAAAAATTTTTTCCTGATGGACttgtataaatttttttccTGATGGACTTAGGATTCTTAATTTCTTACAAGAACCTGACTAGTAAAAGTGTGTCACACGTTTAGTTATACTGTAGGTATATATTATGTCTCGACTGAAAGTTGTAAAACAATAGTTTTATTTGAATGCACTTAATACTATATTGATCAATGTGAATCCTCATATATAACAATTCAATTTCTTCAACTATTCACTGAAAATTCTATTGTAGAACAAAGTGGAACTCAAAGATAGAGCGCATGGCAAAACCAAGGCAGCCGCTGCTAAGGTATCCATATAGAGATTCTATGATCAACTatgaattcttaaaaaaaaaaaaaatatggtaacTATTATCCAGTTTCCACTTTCCACAATATAACTCATAAAAGAGAAAAGGTGTATGTTACACGAAAAATATTCTACTCAAGAAAATATACAAGTTACAACTCTCATCTACGTACTCGTTTTACTACGGTTTATGTCACTATAACTGTTATAGATATGCATTATGTGTTTATATGCAGCATTAACACCAACGGTCTCAAATGATTTGAGATTTGTAGACACACTTTTATTAGTCAGGTTCTTATAAGAAATTAAGAATCCtacaatattaaatattttgaaattagttatagaaacatatgttttttttatttctatatcGGCACTCCCTCAAATTATCCAATATTGCGCAGGCTAAAATACCGTTTTACGTGAACATATTTACTGTACGACTAGTTAACAACTTAACATGCATGTAACTAATGTTTTCCAATCAATCAGAATGTTGCAAAGGCACCagcaaaagagaacaaaaagcCTCTTGAGTTCAAGCTTCACTCTGGCGAGAGAGCAGTGAAACGTGCCATGTTCAACTACACGGTTTACACGATCATCCTTaatattgtttaattaattttgctTTTCAATTTCCATGTAGCTCATTCCTCGTATTCTCAGGTTGCAACAAATTATTATATCACAAAACTACAGAAGAAACAAGAGGAGAGGTTGCAAAAGGTAatctacaaaacaaaacaaaatgctTACTTAGCATCTTGTTAGAGAAAAACCTTAGCCAattcaaacaaagaaaatagTACTCTGACCTGTATCCTACTAACACGGTACCGTACTTTTATATGACCATGAAACTGaagatttaattaatttcttgGTGTAAGGTCTAAAACGGAATTTTGGTTTGATATGAGTCCTGTGAACACACCTTCGACCGTACATAGATATATAACCGGAACTTCTTAAACTAAAAGAGTAGTGTACTTGGAATCGGTTTAAGAAGAATTCTCAAAAATAAACCTTTTTATTAAACCGAACCGTGGAACAGATGATAGAAGAGGAAGAGATTCGTACGCTACGGAAGGAAATGGTTCCAAAAGCTCAACTGATGCCTTTCTTCGATAGACCGTTCCTCCCACAGAGGTTAGTTTGGTCCTAAAGCGACTTTaataatgcaaaaaaaaaagagtagtaTTAAATGATTCAAATGGTTATTAATTATGAatctaaatatttctttttcttttcaaatcaaTGTTTTGGGTGTAGATCGAGCAGACCATTGACGATGCCAAAGGAACCAAGCTTTGGAAATGTAAACAGTACTTGTTGGACTTGTGTCTTCAACAACCAACACTATCTCTACCATATTCATCATGCTCATGCTTAAATCTTGAGAGCCACTAGCTCAGTTAGAGGCTTTTGCTAATTTTCATTTCAAATCTTCCTTTTCCAAACTATCTTTTTGTTAATCTTGGTAAGTTTATGTCTCTTTTCTTTGGTCCTTTCCTCTTCTCACTTTTTCGTAGATTTAAATAAATGACTGATTTCAATTGATCTCATTTCCACGTTGATATACTTCCTccgtttcaaaatgtaagtagtttagactaaaaacactaatattaagaaaattggtattttaagaaaaataatatttaattaattagtttaaccaattataaaaaattaatattatttgattggttacactatatccaataaatgtaaaagttatttagatatttagaaactacttatattttgaaacaaacggagggagtataagatAGTCAGTCTTGTCATTAATACTTTATCTCAACATGCCCATTGGAGATACAAACGTTTGCTTGTTTTTCTATATCTCCTCGTAATAGTCTGGTATCGTCAATGGTTGAAAAACATGAATCACTAAAAGTCTACAACTTAGAAATGATACTTGATTGATGTTTAAGAATTTGCACAAACTaataaaagttaaatatatatttttaccttttaacttttagttttttttaaagttttgtttgtttctcaATAAAGTTAAACCATTCGTATTTTTAGACTTTGATTTATGTTTCTAGCAAAATGCATTAACTAAAATCGAAAACATTAGTctttcaaatacaaaaacaaaagataagacATGAGGGGGGGGGTTGTTAACATGTATCctcttttttgtctttttacattttagattcttattcttttagattattgGAATTTGGTtcactattttctaattatGCACTATCTAATCATTCTCACGATAACCATCATCATttgaagtttgataatctattttttgttcaaaaaattgcaaaacgaataaagaaataagtaaaaaatataaatgtattttaaatatttaattgattcacatctaaaaataacataaactttcgctattttattattttttactattttctattatttcatttacaattatatatttatcttaatattaacCAAACTAAAGCAGAACACATAATCTAAACAGAAAACCTCCataatcacaaagaaaaaaaataccaaaGTAACTCTAACTCAATAAAGGTCCAGAGCTCAAAGGCGATCAAGAACGAAAACTAACTTACCCCACATTATCGTACAGTGTCTTGGCAAGAACAATCAAAGTCAGAAAAATGTAGAAAGATAATCTTGAGATAAAGAAATCCCTCGAATACAGAGGAGTGTGATCAAAGACCAATGCAAAGAACCAAGAAAGCGACttagaggaagaataatcaacagaaggccaaaatcaccacgaAGCAGGAATATACATACATAACTAACGATAAGCACAACCACCGGCTAAGAGGTAAAAAGCACTTCACAAACTAAACATGCACAAACAAGACGCCTATGCCGGTgaagaaccacaaagctctggatagaagAGACCAAATCTCCAAGAGACTAATACCGCACACTTATACTAAAAGAAGCAAGGGAAGAAGAGAACAACCTGAGTGAGGGAGAACGGAAGCCATCCCCCGAGAAACCAGAGACCAGAATTGAGACCAGAAACAATCTTCCAAATCTACAGAGCATACTCGGAGGAGAACAATATCCAAACCTGGAGTGGTAAACATGGCGAATGAGAGAGTCACAGAGATGCAAGCAGCGATGAAAGCTGCAACGAGATGAGGGAACATAGATGGAAGGGTAGACAAAACGAAATTCATCAAATCGTGGAGCCGTACTCGAGCTATAGAATTTATATCACCAAAAACcatatcttgaaaaccaagacgagaaGGAACTATCGATGGTAAGCTAACGACGAGGAAAACAACTTCAAAGACGACTAAACTCTTACCCAACCTAAggagatgcagttcctaacatGAGCCGAAATCtaagaaagaagtggagaaaaAAGTGAGGATGAACAAAAGCACATATGTGAGTCTTTTTCGGTGATGATGAGAATCACATCACACCGGAAAGGTAAACTAAATGCATAGATGGTGACGGCTCAATGTAAAAATATAGGGAGGGAACACAAAACATCTTAAAAAAGTAATGTtcaaattattagaaaaaaatattaattttaccCAGAAACTATTAGCCTTAGAATCAAAAAATGCCTAAATGTAgaattattgaaattcaatatgcaTTACATCACAAACTCACTCCACCACTAATAAGTATTATTATACCCACAACAACacacaattaaaaaaacaaacacataatatattagcATATCACTTATtactacataacataataaaaataccaaataatACTCTTAGCAAATAAAGACGATCACATAATTAGTTAACTATATcatccaaaaaataataattaacaacaataaaacaatattccacGCGAATATGCCCCTAGTTTTGTACACAGAAGAAGTATGAGTAATTAATTATAGTTGAAATGATTTACTGtttgaaatacaaaaaattGGATGTTTCAGATATTTAAATCAATCATGCTAAAATCATCTCGCTCACGCGCTGACAAGAACTTGAAGTTTGCCTAAAAcaatttccaaaaaaatcaCTTCCTATTTTGTacaaaaatgttgttttatgaATGTTTACActactgacaaaaaaaatgtttacacttattaaaaaataatgttcattcataaatgtataaatttgtttattgaatatatacattttattacTATTAACAGATGAATATAcattaaaacttaaaagagaaaatgattAGGATagcacaaaaaaagtttttgtcacaaatatagcctctagggaggggggggggggggagattTGTTAACATGTATCctcttttttgtctttttacattttagattcttattcttttagattattgGAATTTGGTtcactattttctaattatgcactatctaatccttctcacgataaccatcatcatttgaagtttgataatctattttttgttcaaaaaattgcaaaacgaataaagaaataagtaaaaaagtataaatgtattttaaatatttaattgattca
Protein-coding regions in this window:
- the LOC106374665 gene encoding protein TPX2-like isoform X3 is translated as MCTGKSSHTKSSPKNKVELKDRAHGKTKAAAAKNVAKAPAKENKKPLEFKLHSGERAVKRAMFNYTVATNYYITKLQKKQEERLQKMIEEEEIRTLRKEMVPKAQLMPFFDRPFLPQRSSRPLTMPKEPSFGNVNSTCWTCVFNNQHYLYHIHHAHA
- the LOC106374665 gene encoding protein TPX2-like isoform X2 codes for the protein MCTGKSSHTKSSPKLGKISPASSVLSLGSDSKGMNVAKAPAKENKKPLEFKLHSGERAVKRAMFNYTVATNYYITKLQKKQEERLQKMIEEEEIRTLRKEMVPKAQLMPFFDRPFLPQRSSRPLTMPKEPSFGNVNSTCWTCVFNNQHYLYHIHHAHA
- the LOC106374665 gene encoding protein TPX2-like isoform X1: MCTGKSSHTKSSPKLGKISPASSVLSLGSDSKGMNKVELKDRAHGKTKAAAAKNVAKAPAKENKKPLEFKLHSGERAVKRAMFNYTVATNYYITKLQKKQEERLQKMIEEEEIRTLRKEMVPKAQLMPFFDRPFLPQRSSRPLTMPKEPSFGNVNSTCWTCVFNNQHYLYHIHHAHA